A region of the Exiguobacterium aurantiacum DSM 6208 genome:
ACTTGGCACGATCTAAATTATGGATGACCTCTTCGAGATAGACGTTCATCTTCTCGAACTGGAGCTTATAGTTCTCCGCCTTTTTCTTCGCTCGTCCGATGAGCGGCAAGTTGTCGACGAAGCTCTTTTTCTCCGGTTGAAGCATGTCCGGGTCCATTTTACGGACGTTTTGCATCAAATCGGATAACAGTTTGCCGGCGTCGCCGCCATCCTTCATCCGGACTTCAGTCAAGATTTGATCAGAGAATTGGGACAGCTCGCGCTGTACGCTCGAACCGAACAACATGACGGAATCCGTCTTTTTGATGTCAATCGACTCAGCGAGACGTGTGATTCGCTCACGGTGTTGGTCTGGGACGTCAGGCTTTACTTGGATGGCTGGCACCTCGTGCTTCGCCGTCATCGCCGACCAATCCATCGACGGGTCAGAAATCGACTCCGTCTCGGTCTCTGTTTTTGTCTTCGTCTCCGAAGTGAGTTCTTCTTCTGGCCATGACTGCCAGTTCGTTTCATTCGATGAAGTCATGTTTTTTTCTCCCTTCTGGTTGATCTGCCAATACGCGTTCCATCATGATCAATTCCCGTTCAAAGTCGACAGCGTCGTCTTCTAATAGACGGCCGCGCTGTTCTTTGAACTTGTCGACGATGAGTCGCATATTCGTGATCAGCTGCTCTCGTGTCTCTTCTTGAATGACGACACGTTTTCCTTCTAATTCTTTAAATTTCAAGACGACCGATACGAGCGAGTCCAAGTAAAATGTGAACAAGTCGCGGACGTGTTTGGCGTCTTGCGGGTTCTCGAACAGTTCGGCGAATAGGTCATGCGCTTCTTTCGATACCGCCTTCATCTCACGCCGGACCTCGATGTCTTTAATTTCGGGAAGAACGCGGTCGATTTGTTGCAACTTCTCGTATCCTTGCTCGATCGTTCGTTGCAAAAATTGAAGTTCTAAGTCGTCGGTCGCCTCGAACTGACGGGCCGGAGCCGGTTCCTCTATCGGTTTCAAGATGCGTGACCCGACGAACGTCTCTTCCTCGTCGAGTAACAGTTTCTTTTTCGCTCGTTTGGCTATCGGGGCCGGATTGCGATTCCGTCGTTTGTTTGTCGACCACACCTCGTTCAAAACGAGTGCCCCGACGATGATGAACAGCCAAGAAAAATCAAACACACTGATGGCAAAATATAAAACTGCGCCGGTTAAGGCCCATTTCATCCATGTCTTCATTCGTTTCACCTCGTCTCGTGATACTTCTATTGTACCTTACGTCACCCGTCAAAAAAAGTTTCGTCATCTTTCTAAGCTTAGCACAACGATACGCCTCACTCTCTCGGTCGCAAGGACGAAAAAAAGCAAGGGGAGAGCCCCTTGCTTACGTGTTGAGCCACGTCGACACCATAACGATGGCAACTGTGACCGGGATGACATAGCGAATCAAGAAACGCCATACCGGATACAGTTTCTTACCTGTGTCTGAAGTTTGAATTTCTTCTTGCAAGATGCGTTGGTCGACGATATATCCGACGAAGATTGATGTGAGCAACGCGCCTGTTGGCATTAAGATGTAACTAACGATGTAATCCATCGAATCGAAGAACGTGCGCCCATTTAAGAATTGCATCTCGCTCATCACACCGAACGAGAGCGCGGACGGAATTCCGACTGCGAACACGACCGCAGCGGACAAGAGCGTCACGTTTCGTTTTGACAACGTCTGTTTCTTCTCGTTCAAGCGGTCCGTCACACCAGCAACGACGACTTCAAGCATCGCAATCGATGACGTGATCGAGGCGAACGTGAACAGTAAGAAGAACAGTACCATGAAGAAGCCGCCGAGCGGCACTTGGTTGAAGACGGCAGGTAATACGACGAACAGAAGCGCCGGGCCTTCCGCCGGGTCAAGCCCTGACGCGAACACTGCCGGGAAAATCGCGAGACCGGCTAGTAGCGATACTGTGATGTTCAACAGGACGATCATGTTGGCCGAGCGGTTGAGCGTCCCTTTCGTCTGAATGTAAGACGCGTACGTCAGCATCGCCGCCACACCGAGCGAAAGCGAGAAGAACGCTTGCCCGAGCGCGAACAACACCGATTCTCCTGTGAGTGCCGAGAAGTCAGGTTGTAAGAAGAAACGGACCCCTTCCATCGCCCCGTCTAGCGTCAAGGAACGGATGACGAGCACGATGAAGCTGACGAACAGAAGCGGCATTAAAATCTTGCTCATACGCTCGATTCCGGCTTCAACACCTTTTAAGACGATCAAGAGCGTGATCAACAAGAACAAGAACTGTCCGAACACCGCGATGCCCGGCGTCGAGACGACGTCCCCGAAGACGGCGCCGAATTCATCAGGTGAACGACCGCTGAGAGTCCCGCTCAAACCGAGACCGACATAAATGAGTACCCAACCGCCGATGACGCTGTAGAATGAGAGCAATAAGAAACATGCGATGACACCGAGGTAACCGATCAACGTCCAGCGACCGTGGCCAAGCTTTTTAAATGCGAGCAACGCCGTCCGTTGTGTCGAACGTCCAACGATGAACTCACCGATTAAAAGTGGTAATCCGAGCAAAAGCGTAAATGCCAAAAACATGAGCAAAAAGGCGCCGCCTCCACTTGTACCGGTTACGTATGGAAATTTCCATATCGCTCCGAGACCGATTGCCGACCCTGCGGCCGCTAAGATGAATCCAATTTTTGAGGCGAACGAGTTTTGCGCCATTCCTATCCCTACTTCCTGTTTTCATTTCATTTTCATAATAATAGTGAAATACTAACACGGTTCAGAATCGAGGACAACAAAAAAAGAGAAAAGTCTGAATTCTTTTCTCTTTAAACGGTTTCATGGGTCGGCACGAAGAAAGCCAGCTCGTTCGGAAGGACGTCAATGTGCAATTCATCGGTTGTGAAATGTTCCCCATCGACATCGATGAGTTGTGGCTCTTCCAATCGGATTGTCAGATCGCTCATTTGGAGATGCACCCATTCGTCGGACGATTGTTCGAGCCCGAGTTGTTGCGCTAGCAACTGACGGATCATCGGGAAGCCGATCGCCGAGCTATGGACGACTTCCACGAGCCCATCGTTGAACGATTGGGTCGGTAGCTTCGTCGGAACCGTGCCCAAGTAAGCCCCGTTCCCGATATATAAAAAGCTGACCGCCCCATCATGGACGATGTCCCCGTCCCGTTCGATTCGAACGTTGAACGGGTCAAGCTCTCGAAATTGGCGAATCGTCGCCAAAAAATATCCGATGGAACCGAGCGTCTCTTTTTGGATTGGGTCGATCTGTCTCGACGCATCGGCAATCAAGCCGACACCGACAAAGTTGAGACCAAAACGTTCATTGATGCGCATGACGTCGACACTTTCCGTATGGTTCATTTTAATGATGCGGGCCGCCTCAATCGGCTCGACCGGGAGCCCGAGGGCACGTGCGAAGTCGTTGCACGTGCCTCCTGGAATCAACCCGATGCTTGGCCGCTCGTCTTTGGCGAGATGCATCAACCCGTTGACGACTTCATGGAGCGTCCCATCTCCGCCAATGACGAGTAAATGATCATACGATTTACTTGCTTGAGCGAGTCGTGCAGCATCCCCTTCGGCTAACGTCTTTTGAATATGGATTTCATCGTACAGCGATTCGACCGTGGCGACGACCTCCCCGAGCATCGTCTCGGACGTCCCAGATGACGGGTTCGAGATGACGAGTGCCTTCATAACAACCCTGCTTCCTCTAAAAAGTCTTTCGCCACGTCATAGGCGCGTTCATTCCCGTAGGCGACACGTCGATTCAGCTCGGACATTTCTTCATCCGTAATGAGACCGGCCAACTGATTGAGGGCGTCCTCGATTTCGGGATGTTCTTCGAGCGTCTCAGCTTTCAACAAAGGCGCACCTTGATAAGGCGGGAAGAACTGTTGATCGTCCTCTAAGACGACGAGATCGTTTTCGGCGATATCCGGGTCGGTCGCATACGCATCGACAAGATTGACGTCTCCACGGGCGATGGCCCGGTAGCGGAGCTTTTGCTCCATCGACGTCACTGATGGGAAATCAAGGCCGTAAGCTTGCTGTAATCCTGGATAGCCGTCTTCACGGTCTGTAAATTCAAGCGTGAACCCGGCCTGAATATCGTTTTGGACGTTCCGTAAATTAGAAATCGTCGTGATGCCTTCTGCTTCCGCGTAATCTCGCGGAATGGCGATCGCGTACGTGTTGTTGAACTGCATCGGTTCGAGCAAGACGAAACCGTCTTCAGCCAAGGCGTCACGCGCTTGTTCGTATACTTCTTGCGCATCGTTCGAGTTCGGTGTCTCGTCAACGAGGCTGGCGAGTACCGTCCCGGTGAATTCCGGATAAATGTCGACATCGCCGGAGCGGAGCGCCCCCCAGACGAATGTCGTCTCGCCGAAGTTCGGTCTGACTGAGACGCTTAAATCCGTTTCTTCTTCGATGAGCAGTTTATACATGTTCATTAAAATCTCTGGTTCTGGTCCTAGCTTACCGGCGACGACGAGGTCCGTCTGTTGCGTCCGGCCAAACGCGAGCGGGGCCGCGATAATCAACACAAGGATAGAGGAAACCGCGATGAGTTTCGTTCGGTTACGTGTCGCAGTCGCGCCTTCCATTTGACGAAGCAAGAAATCAAACAATAGGGCGAGAATGGCAGCCGGGATCGCGCCGAGCAGGATTAAGTAATTATCGTTCCGGTTGATCCCTAGCAAGATGAGTGTCCCGAGACCACCGGCCCCGACGAGAGCAGCGAGCGTGGCCGTTCCGACGATGAGCACCATCGCCGTCCGTATCCCCGCCATGATGACAGGCAGTGCGAGCGGGAGTTCGACCTTCAGCAAACTTTGATTCGGTTTCATCCCGCAGGCACGTGCCGCTTCGAGCAATGACTGATCGACCTCGTTCAATCCTGTGAACGTGTTGCGCAGGATTGGCAGGAGTGCATACAAGACGAGGGCGATTGTCGCCGGAAGCGCCCCGATCCCAACGAGCGGGATCATGAGGCCGAGCAAGGCCAAGGACGGGATCGTTTGAATGATTGCCGTGACACCGATTGCCGTCTCTGCGACTTTCTTACGGCGTGTGAGCCAAATTCCAAGCGGCACAGCGATCAACACCGCGATTAAAAGAGAAACGACAGAGAGCTGTAAGTGTTCGATGAGCGCTTCAACGAGCTCTCCACGGCGATTTTGAAACGTTTCAAGCATCGACCTCACCTCTTCCGCGTTGTGTGAATTCAAGGACGAACGGGTCATCACTCGCCCGAATCTCTGAAGGCGTCCCGACGACGACGAGCTTACCGTCTCGCATGAGGGCGATGCGATCGCCGAGCTTCATCGCCTCCTCAATATCATGGGTGACGAACAGAATCGTTTTTCCAAGCTCGTCGTTCAATCGTTTCACGTCATCTTGTAATTGACCGCGACTGATCGGGTCGAGCGCTGAGAACGGTTCATCCATCAAGATGACTTCCGGGTCGGCGGCAAGCGCGCGTAATACCCCGACGCGTTGCTGTTGACCACCGGACAATTCCGTCGGTTTCTTTTGACGGAGCACTGGGTCGAGCCCGGCAATTTCCATCAGTTCGGTCACGCGATCTTTCGTCTTTTGCTTCGGCCACTTCAATAATTCCGGCACGACCGAAATATTCTCTTCGACTGTTAAATGAGGGAATAAGGCAATTTGTTGCAACACATAACCGATGTTGCGACGAAGCTCATAAATATCAAACTGATAAATCTCACGTCCATCAATTAAAATTTTCCCGTCCGTGTGATCGATGAGGCGATTGACCATTTTCATCGTCGTCGTCTTCCCGCACCCGGACGGTCCGATCAATACGAAGATTTCCCCTTTTTGGACCGTCAACGTCAACTCTTTGACGGCCAACGTCCCGTCGTCGTAACGCTTGGAAACGTTTTGAAATTCTATCAACACAATCCCTCCTCGGCGCATTCCATAATGGAAAGTCAAATAATAATTTGCCCGATTTTTGACTTTATTAAACAACAAAAGGTTCTCCCTCTCGGAAGAACCTTGGTCAGTAGACAGTTACTTGAATATGGCGTCGGCCCCATTGAATGGCCTCTTGTTTCGTATCGACGAGCAAATCGACGATGTTTCCTTTAATGCGTCCGCCTGTATCGAGCGCGATCGCATCACCAATCCCCTCGAGATGGACTTTCGAACCGAGCGGGATGATGGTCGGGTCAACGGCAATGATTCGCATCCCGTTGTAGAAGATCGAGTCTGTCACGTCATGCCCGGTCGCAGTCAAGACTCGTCCGCCATACGTACCGTTATCGGCCGCATCGTTCGTATAAGCTGTTGACTCGACTTGAATGACCCGTCCTGTCGATTTCGTCGCCATCGGCTGAGCGACCGGAGCCTCTTCGGCACGTCGTTCCGCTCCTTGAGCCTGCTCGTCGGCGAGACGTGCGGCTTCGGCTTCTTCTGCCTTGCGCTTAGCTTCGAGTTCGGCGAGGCGTTTTGCTTCTGCTTCAGCTTTCCGCTCGGCTTCTTGTCGCGCTGTTTCTTCGGCAAGGCGTTTCGCTTCCGCAATCCGTTTCTCTTCGGCAAGACGTTCCTGTTCAGCGAGACGTTTTTGTTCCGCCGCCAGTTCGATTGCCTGTCGTTCTAATTCTAGTGGATTTTGGACAATTTTTTGTTCCGTCCCGATTCCGATTTGGGCGGCGTCAGCGGTCGTCGTGACGACGAGAGCACCGGCAATGGCAAACAAGACGGTCAACATATATTTAATGAGTTGCTTCATAGTAGGTTAGCACCTTTCGCGTTATGTAACGAACAGGTGTTAATTTACCATAATAGAACGGCTTAAAGTAGCTGTTCGCTTGAAGTGAAATATTTCTGACATATGACCGTCAATCCGGTTACAGATTGTAATATTTAATAAAAACGTTGCGGCAGTGCTCTTTGCGAAAAAAATTACAGACCCGTTACAACATGTCGTGTAACGAATCTGTAATCTGTTTGTCAAACTTATTCGGCATCAATCGGACGCAATTCGTGAGCCCGCACCATTCCCCACGGGGCTACATCGACATCGACTTCAAATTCTTTCTTGCCTCGAATATTTTCGACTTCGCTCTCCGGGACCCTGTATGAACTCAAGTCGTCGACATACACTTGTCGATCGAAATAGTTCGCCCGCGTCCCGCCAAAGAACGGACGAGAACTGACCCGGTCGACGGTCGCAAATCCATCTTCATCGGTCTTGAACGTGACGTACACCGTTCCGGGGTCGACGTCTTGTCGTCCTTTGAACGACTCATACTCCAAATAAATCGAATCACTGAAAAACGGATCGTATGGCTCGTAAGAGGTTGCCTTGAACGTGTAAGTTTGTCCAAACCACGTCACGGCATATACGAGTAAAACGAAACCGACGGCAATAAGCACTTGAACAATCGGCAACAGCCAAGGTGTCATGCGTTTCATGTCCGTACATCTCCTCTCGTCCGGCTACGCCACCACAATGCAAGCGACAACGCGAATACGATGAGCGCACCAATCAAGAAGAAGAGCGAGATGTCGAGACGGTCCCACACATAGATGAAGTAAATCGTCATTTGAACGAGCAAGAAATAAATGAACGCAAGCACGATCGGTTTTCGATTGTGGTCTTGCCAGACGAGATAGCCGAGCGCCACCACTTCTAAAAAGATGGCGAGCAAGATGCCACTATCTTCGAACAACGAGAATGGGACGACAGCGAGCAAACTCACCCACACTAATTCCGGACGTCGATGCAACAAATACACCCCGACGAGGATAGCGGACAAGGCTGTCGCTTCGAGCACGGACGGTTGGCGTTGTGACAACCATCCTTCCGTCGCATTAATCAAATAACCGATGGACAGGACAGCCGCGACGAACAAGTACAAGTAATTCCACTGGGCCCGTTCACGATAGACGAGAAACAGCACGTGAAGGATGACGAGCGCCCAAATCGGCCAAAATCGGCCTTCGTAATTGGCATATTGACCGACCGTGATCAAAAGCCCATAAAAACTGAACCAGGCGAAGATTCGGTCAATCTCATTGTCCACATAATGAAACCACACCCATGTGATCGCAAAACCGAGGATGATCAATGTCAGCCCGACCCCTTGAAAACTATTCGTATTCGCTAAAAACGCGGCCAAAGCGGTGATGAACGTAAAAATCGGATGTTGATAGATCAGTTTATGCAGGACGGCCACAGCGAACATGAGCCAAAATAAGAGCGGGATTTGCGAGGATAAGTTATAAGTGGTGAAGATGACAATCATCGTGGCGACGAAAAATACGATGCCGAGCACACGAAACAGCGTCACGTAACGCGGAGCCCGTGTTTGAAGTTGTTCTGCTGTCACATACATGGCTACCATAAAGATAAGGAAAATCGATACTTTAAGCAGGTCCGGAATCGCTTGCCAATTCGCGGCGACGAAACTAAACAGACTGAGAGCGAGCAGAATCGACCCGATAATCACGAGAATCGGCGGTTTGTGTTCGCGTTTCTCACGCACCGCCAATCGCTCATGTTCGTAGTCGACGAGCCGTTGACCCGTCACTTCGTCTAGCAAACCCGCCTCTTTCCATTCACGTACTTTTTTGTCAATGGACACCTGAATCATCCCTTTCTAAAAAAAGGTCAGCTGGCGCGTTCGATTAGTTCCAATTCTGTTTTTAGTAAAACTTGTTTCTCAAACTCGAGACCGAGTTGTTGAAATTCTTCCATTATGGAAACGTCTCCGATGACCGTATTCGTCAATACGGCAGTCACTTCAGCGACCCATCCTTCACGAGTAGACTTGACGATATCACCCACAGCGAATTCTACAGACACACCCATTCACTTCCAATCTTAAATTTGTTTCTATCATTATAACGAAATTATATCGGTTTGAATACGTTTTCTTTTATGTGTTTAATGAATTGTGACAATATTTTTCCAGTCAATCCCCAAATAATGTAGTCTCCATGTTCATAAAAAGGTTCTCTCATTTTAATTACCCGTTTTTCGTACGCTTTAGCGTTCGCCATGCGATCGAATGGTATATTTTGCGCCGGGTTCATCGTCCACTCCATCTCACCGTGGAACGGGTCCAAGTAGAGTAACGTATCGACCGGTACGGTGAACAAATGATCGACTTCTTCCGTCATGTGCACGTCCGGCAAAGTCGGGATGATGCCGACGAACGGATAGATGAGTTGACGATGCGGGGTGGCGAGTGGTTGCAGTCGACCGATGACTTCGATTTCACCAATCTTCATCTCGAGCTCCTCACTCGTCTCCCGCACTGCCGCCTCGACCGGCGTCTCTCCAGGATCGAGTCGTCCCCCGGGAAAAGCAATCTCCCCTGGCTGACGTCGCATCGTATGGGCCCGTACTTCGAAGATGACGTGCCAG
Encoded here:
- a CDS encoding 5-bromo-4-chloroindolyl phosphate hydrolysis family protein — its product is MKWALTGAVLYFAISVFDFSWLFIIVGALVLNEVWSTNKRRNRNPAPIAKRAKKKLLLDEEETFVGSRILKPIEEPAPARQFEATDDLELQFLQRTIEQGYEKLQQIDRVLPEIKDIEVRREMKAVSKEAHDLFAELFENPQDAKHVRDLFTFYLDSLVSVVLKFKELEGKRVVIQEETREQLITNMRLIVDKFKEQRGRLLEDDAVDFERELIMMERVLADQPEGRKKHDFIE
- a CDS encoding sodium-dependent transporter; the encoded protein is MAQNSFASKIGFILAAAGSAIGLGAIWKFPYVTGTSGGGAFLLMFLAFTLLLGLPLLIGEFIVGRSTQRTALLAFKKLGHGRWTLIGYLGVIACFLLLSFYSVIGGWVLIYVGLGLSGTLSGRSPDEFGAVFGDVVSTPGIAVFGQFLFLLITLLIVLKGVEAGIERMSKILMPLLFVSFIVLVIRSLTLDGAMEGVRFFLQPDFSALTGESVLFALGQAFFSLSLGVAAMLTYASYIQTKGTLNRSANMIVLLNITVSLLAGLAIFPAVFASGLDPAEGPALLFVVLPAVFNQVPLGGFFMVLFFLLFTFASITSSIAMLEVVVAGVTDRLNEKKQTLSKRNVTLLSAAVVFAVGIPSALSFGVMSEMQFLNGRTFFDSMDYIVSYILMPTGALLTSIFVGYIVDQRILQEEIQTSDTGKKLYPVWRFLIRYVIPVTVAIVMVSTWLNT
- a CDS encoding diacylglycerol/lipid kinase family protein — encoded protein: MKALVISNPSSGTSETMLGEVVATVESLYDEIHIQKTLAEGDAARLAQASKSYDHLLVIGGDGTLHEVVNGLMHLAKDERPSIGLIPGGTCNDFARALGLPVEPIEAARIIKMNHTESVDVMRINERFGLNFVGVGLIADASRQIDPIQKETLGSIGYFLATIRQFRELDPFNVRIERDGDIVHDGAVSFLYIGNGAYLGTVPTKLPTQSFNDGLVEVVHSSAIGFPMIRQLLAQQLGLEQSSDEWVHLQMSDLTIRLEEPQLIDVDGEHFTTDELHIDVLPNELAFFVPTHETV
- a CDS encoding ABC transporter permease/substrate-binding protein, which encodes MLETFQNRRGELVEALIEHLQLSVVSLLIAVLIAVPLGIWLTRRKKVAETAIGVTAIIQTIPSLALLGLMIPLVGIGALPATIALVLYALLPILRNTFTGLNEVDQSLLEAARACGMKPNQSLLKVELPLALPVIMAGIRTAMVLIVGTATLAALVGAGGLGTLILLGINRNDNYLILLGAIPAAILALLFDFLLRQMEGATATRNRTKLIAVSSILVLIIAAPLAFGRTQQTDLVVAGKLGPEPEILMNMYKLLIEEETDLSVSVRPNFGETTFVWGALRSGDVDIYPEFTGTVLASLVDETPNSNDAQEVYEQARDALAEDGFVLLEPMQFNNTYAIAIPRDYAEAEGITTISNLRNVQNDIQAGFTLEFTDREDGYPGLQQAYGLDFPSVTSMEQKLRYRAIARGDVNLVDAYATDPDIAENDLVVLEDDQQFFPPYQGAPLLKAETLEEHPEIEDALNQLAGLITDEEMSELNRRVAYGNERAYDVAKDFLEEAGLL
- a CDS encoding 3D domain-containing protein; translated protein: MKQLIKYMLTVLFAIAGALVVTTTADAAQIGIGTEQKIVQNPLELERQAIELAAEQKRLAEQERLAEEKRIAEAKRLAEETARQEAERKAEAEAKRLAELEAKRKAEEAEAARLADEQAQGAERRAEEAPVAQPMATKSTGRVIQVESTAYTNDAADNGTYGGRVLTATGHDVTDSIFYNGMRIIAVDPTIIPLGSKVHLEGIGDAIALDTGGRIKGNIVDLLVDTKQEAIQWGRRHIQVTVY
- a CDS encoding GDYXXLXY domain-containing protein, giving the protein MKRMTPWLLPIVQVLIAVGFVLLVYAVTWFGQTYTFKATSYEPYDPFFSDSIYLEYESFKGRQDVDPGTVYVTFKTDEDGFATVDRVSSRPFFGGTRANYFDRQVYVDDLSSYRVPESEVENIRGKKEFEVDVDVAPWGMVRAHELRPIDAE
- a CDS encoding DUF2157 domain-containing protein encodes the protein MIQVSIDKKVREWKEAGLLDEVTGQRLVDYEHERLAVREKREHKPPILVIIGSILLALSLFSFVAANWQAIPDLLKVSIFLIFMVAMYVTAEQLQTRAPRYVTLFRVLGIVFFVATMIVIFTTYNLSSQIPLLFWLMFAVAVLHKLIYQHPIFTFITALAAFLANTNSFQGVGLTLIILGFAITWVWFHYVDNEIDRIFAWFSFYGLLITVGQYANYEGRFWPIWALVILHVLFLVYRERAQWNYLYLFVAAVLSIGYLINATEGWLSQRQPSVLEATALSAILVGVYLLHRRPELVWVSLLAVVPFSLFEDSGILLAIFLEVVALGYLVWQDHNRKPIVLAFIYFLLVQMTIYFIYVWDRLDISLFFLIGALIVFALSLALWWRSRTRGDVRT
- a CDS encoding DUF2187 family protein, which translates into the protein MGDIVKSTREGWVAEVTAVLTNTVIGDVSIMEEFQQLGLEFEKQVLLKTELELIERAS
- a CDS encoding NUDIX hydrolase; this translates as MKYSSINEAELRNSFSMEENYEQSAAVLIPLIEREGVWHVIFEVRAHTMRRQPGEIAFPGGRLDPGETPVEAAVRETSEELEMKIGEIEVIGRLQPLATPHRQLIYPFVGIIPTLPDVHMTEEVDHLFTVPVDTLLYLDPFHGEMEWTMNPAQNIPFDRMANAKAYEKRVIKMREPFYEHGDYIIWGLTGKILSQFIKHIKENVFKPI